One Rhizophagus irregularis chromosome 5, complete sequence DNA window includes the following coding sequences:
- a CDS encoding uncharacterized protein (SECRETED:cutsite_CNA-TD; SECRETED:prob_0.9748); SECRETED:SignalP(1-25) — protein MSKYYLGYLYLLCILVFILIKTCNATDNQCVICTLSIPTCDPPCKNGKCIVTKQDCYSCSKAYCQSDQCIKCFTYPICPKCANDETCVIVKPDCHSCGSADCVKKATTADSINSSIPTNSNI, from the exons atgtctAAATATTATCTtggatatttatatttgttgtGTATACTCGTTTTTATCTTGATAAAAACCTGTAATGCAACAG ACAATCAATGCGTAATTTGTACGTTAAGTATTCCAACGTGCGATCCTCCttgtaaaaatggaaaatgtATCGTAACAAAGCAAGATTGTTACTCATGTTCAAAAGCATATTGCCAATCTGACC aatgcATCAAGTGCTTTACCTATCCAATTTGCCCTAAATGTGCTAATGATGAAACATGTGTTATAGTAAAACCTGATTGTCATTCATGTGGATCCGCGGATTGCGTTAAAAAAGCAACTACTGCCGATTCCATCAATTCCTCAATTCCAACTAACTCTAACATCTAA